Part of the Oncorhynchus mykiss isolate Arlee chromosome 23, USDA_OmykA_1.1, whole genome shotgun sequence genome is shown below.
attgtaaataagtattGAATATGTTATAAACACTTCctcattaatgtggatgctacaatgtttacggatagtcctgaatgagtcgtgaataatgatgagtgtgAAAGTTACAGAAgaacaaatatcatacccccaggGCATGCTTACCACTCACCATTACAATACCAGGGGGTttagcatggggggggggggtatttgtgTTTCTATtaatgatatatacccattgcttcttaaagaatataatttataaatggCCCATGAGCTTTGTTCAGCTGTCGTACCCCcaccagaacccaaaatataaacttgttttactccaaaTTTTGTTGACAGCGTAaaggtaaacaaacactgtatagcctcaaaacatggttaaaattaTACATTTGTCAATTATACAgtctttgcatccatagctctgacTATGAATGTGAGAGTAGTTcgatttctccagccccatcccttagCTTTTTGGTgaaacagggttggggagtacgctttgttattgtttcaattatgGATTCTATCTTGAAGTAGGCTACTGGAGATTAATGCAGCTCCCTTTATCAAATGCAGGGAGGGGGTGTTTTAAAAACGCTAATCGCCTGTAATCCTGTTATTATGTCAGTCTCTCACTTTTCTCAGGCAATACACAAGATACGCATTTTACAAGTCTGTACTCATCCCAGTGACACATCTGTTTCATCCTTAAAACGAAAAACCGGCCAAATCTGTAGCCATAATGTAGCTGTAAACTAAAGCAAAATCATTTGCATTGATGATATGCGGTCATTGTACTAAAATAGATTGCAAATTTGTGTTTGAATTTTTCTCTTTCATTTGGAATAGATTTTAATATATGTTAAATTACCAGGAACGTTCCGTTAACTTGTTATTTCATTAATTCCTTCGGTAATTCGGTAATTCGGCGCAGAAGCGTCATTGCGCACTGGGTATGTTAAGACTCCTCCTGCTTCTCCTCGCAAGTGTTGACTTTTCCTCAGGTGAATATATGTTTTAAAtgcagggggaggggggtggctTTTGTTCTGCAGAAAAAGGGGGCTTGTTCCTCGCAGATCGTCCTTCCATTTTAACCAGGGGTGTGAGTGCGAACAAGGGGTTGACATTGGAGCCTgcgatgggaggagaggaggggagactgGAGAGTCGCCAGTCCTGCACTACCGATCAATGAGGCAACATCACCCGTTCTGAACGCAAGGGACGCGCACGTTATCCACCACCGAGAAGCCCGATATATAAACTCTCTACAACCGGCTAAACTGGAAGATAGCTACTGAGGATTCTCTGAAGGAATTACAAAGAGATAAATATTACAGCGAATGAACTGTCATCTTCATTGGCATAGGATGACCTTGTTTGCTTTTGCAATTGTATTCTTATTATTAGAAAACTCACCAGCGCTTTTGACAAAACTTGAATGCACCTTTTCTAAGTGCACTTAATCGTTGGTAAACTAGAGGGCCGcctgaccgacagacagacacttaTCAATAATCATTCATCATTGTTATCAATGATCATTTTCAgtttagcatttcactgtcaaGGTTGACGATAATTCGTGAGCCCTCCGTCTTTTCAAAACAGGCTATGGACATTTATTTGACGTGAAATGTAACCCATTTTTTACAACGACAAAAAAAATAACCACGTCCTCCAGCCTTGGTCGTTTGGGATTTTAATGAAGTCTTTGAAGAGCAAGGATTGCAACCGAAACCAGTGTTTCACAAAGCCTATCTTTACCAAATAACCTCGATTTTGAAACACTGCAAGCCCTGTCAGCTGCATTTATCGAAGGAACAATCAACACAATCAACATGCGACGCCTCCCATCCCAGTTGAGTTATCTGTGAGTATTTCCTGCAACTCTCAATTCTCCTTCTGTTGATTAATGTGTGATTTACGTGCCCTAATGTATAATAACTCATTTATGTTTCTCTTTTTCAGGTTCCTACACTTCTTTGCATTCTGCTACTATGCTCAGGTATGTCCATATGCATGTGATTTGAAATGTAACATTTATTTTAATGATTGATTATGATTTTAAATATCTCCCGCGTTTTCGATTCATTTACCAATAATTTACAAACGGTTCAGTCTCAGTGGATTtattcattattggataaaactGTAAATCTCATTGGACGACATGTCGTTATTTTAGCATCTTGAAAATTCGTAGAACATCAAATGTAAATTGTTAAAACATATGGTTTCTGGGACTGAAAGCACGGGGTAATAATAGCgagcagtgagggagagagaggtgatggaTCGTCATATCATTTGTGATATAACATATCAGCTGGGCCCCAAGGCGCAAGGGGCAGCGGGCGCGCTGCATGCCGCCCGCGTCACAGCTTGGCAGGTATCTTGCGAACATACTTCCCTCGCGCAGGATGCGTGGGCACAGAAGGGGCATCGCGTGGGGAAAGGCAAGTCTGAAAAATCTATTGGGGTTCAAATATTAGGGCCAGAAGTTTCCATCATTGTTCCTTAGCTGTCGTTTCTTGAAACAGACACGAGGGCGTATGGCTAAGTGTCAAATAGGGACACGTTTAATATAGTCATTAATATGCCCACTTGCTCCATTTTATTGTGAGTGAAATATTAAACATTTATTATGTATAGCCTATTTGATATTTTAGACATGTTAGTATCTATCTAACACCACGCTATCTGCCTACACTCACTTTTACGCACACGCTGTTGCACCTTGCGCCCACTTTTTCAGTTCAAGGTTTTCCTACATTACAAATGATGCATACATCATTTAAGGAACTGTTGGCCTTGGCATTAGGATTAAATCATTATGGTCTATTGCATTTTATCAAGTGATGCGTTATTAGGCCTAAAGAAAAATGGAAACATATTTCCAAATTGGCTTCTTTTGGTTTTAGAGCAAAATTAGGATATTGTTGCTTAAAACATAGGCAACTGTAAAAGCCTACTTTGAGGCCATTTTTTTCAAAATACTGATTGTGATGACATTTAATTTCTGACAGGTAACCAATCAGTCCTCGCCTAATTTCACGCAGCATGTAAGCGAACAGAGCAAGGTGACGGACCGTGTGAGCCGCAGGTTAATTCGGACCTACCAGCTTTACAGCCGAACCAGCGGGAAGCACGTACAGGTTCTGCCCAACAAGAAGATCAACGCCATGGCAGACGATGGAGACGTATACGGTAAGCCCAATAAACAAACTTTGTGTACTTGTTTCAAGTTCCTCACACTTTTTCTCAGTTTTAACTAGCCAAAATGCATTAAGTTTAAAACTCTAAACTAACTTACTAAAATTAACGTAGGCCCTATGAATATAACAGTGGTGGGCTATGCATATAGGCATATAGGGTCTAAAGGCCCATGTTCTTTGTATTACAATCATGTGCAAGAACCCACTGGGTAAAATCTGGTTGGATCATCATTTCAACCCcaaaaaatctatgtgatgacgttgaatcaacgtgaaaAACGAATCAATGTAAGGGCATTTCATAtatttttcacccaacttttaacataaatccaatgacatggtgacattttagTTGATTTCACGTTGACAACTCAACTAAATGTAGGCCTAAATacaaactagacattgaactgacatcTATGCACAGTGGGAGGTTAGTAACCCAATACAGCGACTACATTAAACATAAGTTGTTTTTCTCTATTTTTTACGGTAAATAACACGCCACGGTATCTATCAGGTATTGTTGAGATGAGGCCGCGGACCTCAAATTTAAATTGGATTGAATATTGTGCTGAAGGTGATTCTCCAGAGAAATGCATGCCTGGAAGAGCCATTATAAATAATTTTACCTTAACATTCTGAACATTTCCtgcatagctctctctctctctttactctgacCAGCTTACTAAGAAAAATAGACCGCGGTGAAATTCCAACTAGCCCGCTTGCATTTTACGTTTCCCTTGGACAGCCAGGCTACATTTATCTAATCATCTTTGCATATTCACAAAGATGGATATTTTGTTTAGACTTGGAATTTCTATTTTAAAATAaaacgttttatttttttattgccaTTGAATGGTTTTAGAATTAAATATAATTTGGCAGCAAACTGGACCTTTGGCTCTGTGTGTATCCTGTCTAATGTGGtttattgagtgtgtgtgtgtgtttgtggtttgCACCAGGGGGTGTGGAGGTGCTCCGGTCACCTGTGCCAGTGGCACCTTTACCCTGGTAGCAGCTTGCATGTGTGGGTCTGCAGCTGTGGCTTTTATTGTTTAGTCCAACCATCTGATTATAACTGTAACTCAATGACCACAGTGTGCACGAATCAAAGAGGGGTTAGAATCTCTAATAAGGGACATACATGTGGCTAACATTTTGAAATGTCCGTAGTCCTATTTGTTGAATTCTGATCTGTTTTAACAAGAATAGAGGCTGAGCAGTAAAACTACCAGATGCACCATGGGTTATTTATTTCTCCCAATGTTGGTCTATGAATGTGTGTGTCATCGTCATGTAGGTAGGGGGGTGCTAATAACAACTGTTTGTAAGCCTATGAAAAGTTGATTTATAACGGCTTTGTCGACATGGCGTGCCTCCGTGGAAGGCCACAACAACATAGATAAACACATTTGAGTTTGATAAACCCACGCCTCCTTATTTTACAACCATAGAAGCAGTTGTGAGACTTACagtacacatagacacatagataAACCATTGAACACACTTCTGTTTATGTGTTTTCTTTCTTCTGATTCCAAGCGTGATCTATGAATGTGGTGCTTATGTGTGAAGTGAGTAGAAATGtaaagttttttatttatttttaagttGATAGTCCTTCCAGGATGGCCTCTTCAGTTTTCAAAGAATTGTGGTACACATGTTTTTGTCATTCTGCAAGAATTTAAGCTTGCGTAAATCCTCAGGAATGGTCCCCACAggttttgtgcgtgtgtgtgtgtgtgtgtgtgtgtgtctgatgataTATAGAGTTTTCTCGTATAAAAGTATAAACTGAATCAACCAAACGATGTCTTCGAGTAACGTGCCATTACTAATAGTGGCAACGCCTGGTTGATAACAAAACTCCTTTGTTTCCTCAGCCAAACTCGTCGTAGAGACGGACACGTTTGGAAGTCGCGTGCGGATCAAAGGAGCAGAGACAGGACTCTACATCTGCATGAACAAGAGGGGGAAGCTGGTCGGAAAGGTAGAGAGAACAGTTCCTCTGAGCACTCCACTGAGGGTTATGATCATTTTCCATTGGCTCAGGCTTTCGAGGTTCTTCGTCGGTGGTTCCGCTGTTTGATTATATTGTAGAACTGTTTGGGGGTTCTAAGACCAGTGGATTTTGTATGGCCAGTCTGCAACAGTTCTTACCATAGTTCAGTGTGGCCGTGGTTCTGTTTGTTGGTTCTCTAGAGCTAGGCTCCAGAACCGTCCACCTCTGGTAGGTTCTGCATGTGAGAGGGGTCGTTGTATGTTGTTGGAAGTCTCCTCCTCTGTGTAACGTGTTGTGGGTCCGAGGgtgtctctgctcctctctcgcTGTGCTGGCTAATAAACAGGGCTGCCATCTCCGCCCCCCCACAGAACCCTGCCAGGTGCACCATCTGCCCTGAGCTGCCTCTCTCTGCCATACCGGCCCAGcaacagcctgtgtgtgtgtgtgtgtgtgtgtgtgtgtgtttaaattaCTATGTGTATATTTGTGTATTTTGCACTTGCTAGCTGGCTGCATGAATGctagatttatttttaacagcCCATTTTGTCCATCTAGGTTGAGCTCGTTGAGCTAAGTTACTGTTGCCGGTGTGTGACGTGTCACAGTCCAGTGGATTTTGGGCTGGAGGGGTTGTGGGAGGACGCAGGGCCTAGCTACTGCTCACAATACAAGAGCACAAACTCCCTTCGCTCTCACTGTAGAAGCCAGCAGGAAAATAAAAAATCCACCCTGTCGGACCATTTCTCAAAACGTAGAGATAGATAGAATGGATGCTAGTCAACCATGTATTTGATTGTACCGAAGGGAGACTAGTCTAGTTTATCCACACATGAAGCTGATAAAGAATTTGAACTCCTGAGGTATTTCTCCTATGATGGTGTCTTAGGCTGCTGACCCGTGAGTGGTCCTTGGTGCACTGCCTGCGTCTCTGTGTTTACTGAGGGGGGAGACTCATCGCTTACTGTCATCCCCCCTCTCTGATCTGGGCCTGTAATGGTTGTAGCATATGCTTCATGTGTGTGGGGAGGGCTGCAcgcatgtgtatttgtgtgtgtgtgtgcagggacaTACTGTTCGGGGTAGCCTTCATACATCTGATATTTTCCATCTGTAAATCTTCATTGAAAGCTCcttcagaacctcagactgacctggtatgtatgtgtgtgtgtgcgtgtttgtcttTCACAGAGAAATGGGCAAGGCCACGACTGCATCTTCTCAGAGATTGTCCTGGAGAATAACTACACGGCGCTGAGGAACGCACGCTACGAGGGCTGGTACATGGGTTTCACTAGACGTGGACGCCCTCGGAAAGGCTCGCGAACGCGGCAGCACCAACGCGAGGTCCATTTTATGAAACGATTGCCTCTGGGATCCCATCCCACCCATCCGGCCCAGCACAAGCCCTTTGACTTCGTCCACTACCCCTTCAGCCCCAGGACTAAACGCACACGCTTCTCAGCCGAACGCTGAGGGGGgtcagagagggaggaaaagaggaggaggaaaaactGACTGAAGCTGAAATGAACTCCTCTGTCCAAAACCTCTAGAGACATTCTTTTTTTGTACTGAACATTACTATATCTAACATGtagtttttacaatttttttcaGAAAGTAAAGAAAACAGAAACAAATAAGAAGTCTATTTTTGTACTTGAGACTTTTAGTACTGACCTATGTTAAGTTGTTTCTAGATGCACATAACTCATCGGACATTTGGGGTGCTGACCTTTCTTCGTAGAGAGTGGACTTTTTATCATCTCTGTAATTTAGGTTGTGTTTTTACTTTTGTTTGACGGTTCAGAGTTGTTTGGACTCACACTTGCTGCTCCAAGAGACTTGAAGGGCCCTGATCGACCGCACTGCCAGAATATGCTGTGTTCAgcgacacatacagtacacccccACCCCACATacgcacacattacacacacacacacacacacacacacacacacacacacacacacacacacacacacacacacacacacacacacacacacacacacacacacacacacacacacaaagcataaATGCTGCGTTCAGGAGCTCAGTATTGGGTAATGTCGCGTTCAGTCTTACACACAGCCACGGCACCTCTGCTTTGAACACTGTGGTGTGCCCCTGCTACGTCTGGAATTCTATACAGACAAACACAGTTAAAGCAAACAGAGCTTTAAGGACACACAATGGAACATGTGGCAGCTACATTGATAATCACAGGTTTCTTGCTATAGTTCTAACTAAATTAGAGGTGTAAAAATGCATCGACATGTAGGAAACTCCCTTTGATTTTGTTGCCCTTTGGTTTGTCTGTTTTTATACATATATAAATCTATTTTTATTTGAGGATGTGTGCAAATAATTTTAATGACGGGATATTTATTTAAAATGTGTAATAAATGTACATTAGAATACTGATATTAAACTCTTGTTGGTTAAGTGGTTGTTGTACACTCATTGAACCGCCTTGGAAAGTGGAAGTGTCATTAAGCACACACTGGAGATGGCTTAAGTCACTCCACGCGCACACGCACAGGTCACTTGGATCACAAAAGCATTCTGATGATACGTAACACAGAAGGTCATCCCTTCCCAGCCTTCAAACCCTTTATGCATACATCTACAACCCTTGAACTCTGTTGTTAACAGAGATGTCTTTCTATTTGCAGTTTCTCTGAGTTGATCTTAGAAATGTCAACTTTAAAGTGGGAAATGTTTTCGTCCTCCAACCATGCAGTAGACAAATATCTATCTGTAATGTTTGATAAAGAGATTCCCTCCTGCTTCGCTCTGTTTGAAATGCTACTCTTATCCCCCTAGAAGGCCAAGCAGCAGTCTATAGCAAGCAGTGTAAGACTACAGCAGGTCACTGATGTTGGAGCCCTTTAGCATATAGAAGAAGTGTGTTGGTCTTCTTCTGCTTGGTCCTCCTGAGATGATATCAATCTGTTTGTTTAAGGCTTTGGTTTCTCCAGGTTCAGTAACTGTCTCAGAGATGATAGCAATGTGTTTGTTTAAGGCTTTGGTTTCTCCAGGTTCAGTAACTGTCTGTGTCTCTTTGTGTGCAGACGGCTGTTTTTCTTTCATCTCACTCCTTTAACACCTCAGGGCTTAATCTGATTGGACAGCCCCGTTGTGTGTGTTTATAATCTGATTGGACAgccccggtgtgtgtgtgtgtttgtttgtggacGGTGTCCTCATGGGTGGAGAGCTGTGCTGAGTGAGGGAGGTTGGGTTCTGACAACTCCTTGGCCACAGTGTCTCCAGGGATTCATTTCTTTCCAAGATGTCTTCTGAACCCTTCTGCTTCTCTTGCTCCCCCATATCAGACTAAGCAGAACTATCTTGCTACAGAAGGGTCTCTTGATGCAGCTCTGCATGGCAGAACAAGACCTGGTGATGCATCTCTGTAAAAACCCCACACATATCAGAATGAGGGGCAGCCAAGCGCAGCAGGCAGCTATTCAGTATCTTGATATGGccactgtgtgttacagggacCACCTACCGACGGTGTAGAATCTTCGAAAAATGAACAGAAAATGACGTCCGGTATTCTGGTTAGAGGCCCTCGGTTGCACTCGGCCGTCCATCGTTCTGGTGTGTGTTCTACTTAAGGCATAGTAAGGCCTTCTGGTTGAGCTCTGTATGCCAGAGCAAAGTCTAATTATGGAACTCAGTGAAGAGCAGCATGGCAGGCTTCACTGGCAATTTATACTTCAAGGAGTCTGTTCATTGTAGATTCAAATTGGTAATGTCCCTTCTTTGAAAGTCCAGAGCATTTATGTATATGATTCTGGGGAGTCGGgattgcctagtggttagagcattggactagtaaccgaaaggttgcaagttcaaatcccggagctgacaaggtacaaatctgttgttctccccctgaacaggcagttaaccccctgttcctaggccgtcattggaaataagaatttgttcttaattgacttgcctaaaGGTATAAAAACATACAACTATTTTTCAATGTTGACTGAATTCTGTTGTCTTGGGGAGGATCATTATCCCAAATGCCTTTTTTATTCTATGGTCATgatcttaccccccccccccccacccttcctTTCTTACTATATCTTACCGTATCTAACCTCACATCTTAATTGTTAAGTCAGTGCTTAGGAGTTGAAATGCTCTTCCATACTTGAAGACTGAATTAAAAGGTCTATTCACAAAACCTGACATTAATCTGATTGAGTCCTTCCATGATGGATTAACAGGGTTTCTGTCCCCCTGGGCTCTCTGTAGTGACTCCCTAGTCTGCCCACTCTGTTACAGCTCCGTGTTGGTCCTATGACTCTAAAGTCCCAGAAGACACTGGGGAAGGAGTACGTTGTGGGAAAAGTCGCACCTTCTGTGTAGCCTGTGAAGCCTTGCAAATGCAGAGCAATTCTGCTGCAGAAACAGGGGTTAAAATTGCTTTCTTTCGTTTTTTATTGAGCCACAACCATCGTCCTTCACCCCAGATAAACAAGAGCTACCTTCTTCATTTGCTTAGGGAGCAATTTAGCCCCACCCCCCCCGCTGAGACAGGAGAATAGCAGGGGTGAGCAAGGAGCACGACCCTGCCTCCCTATGCAGAACTGCTGCAAACTGATGCAAACTGCCCTGATAAAAAAACTCATAACATCTAAATATatcttaatttaaaaaaagtaaaacTTTTGTGTGAGATCAAATACCACAAactttcctttattattttcctgATCAGGAGACTCATACTGAGGTCTCAGGTATGTTTACCATCTACTTTTCTCAATATAGAGAATATTACAAAAAACAACAGGAAAACCACAATAAGCAGCAATCAATGACCAAGTGGGTTTGAGGTTTCTGTGTGTTTGACACTGTCCAGAAATAGTGCACAGTTAACTCCCGTTTTCTTCATTTCATTCTTGGAGCCTAGAATACTAGTTGTATTGATTTTCCTTCCATGTG
Proteins encoded:
- the LOC110502398 gene encoding fibroblast growth factor 8 isoform X1, whose protein sequence is MRRLPSQLSYLFLHFFAFCYYAQVTNQSSPNFTQHVSEQSKVTDRVSRRLIRTYQLYSRTSGKHVQVLPNKKINAMADDGDVYAKLVVETDTFGSRVRIKGAETGLYICMNKRGKLVGKRNGQGHDCIFSEIVLENNYTALRNARYEGWYMGFTRRGRPRKGSRTRQHQREVHFMKRLPLGSHPTHPAQHKPFDFVHYPFSPRTKRTRFSAER
- the LOC110502398 gene encoding fibroblast growth factor 8 isoform X2, with product MRRLPSQLSYLFLHFFAFCYYAQHVSEQSKVTDRVSRRLIRTYQLYSRTSGKHVQVLPNKKINAMADDGDVYAKLVVETDTFGSRVRIKGAETGLYICMNKRGKLVGKRNGQGHDCIFSEIVLENNYTALRNARYEGWYMGFTRRGRPRKGSRTRQHQREVHFMKRLPLGSHPTHPAQHKPFDFVHYPFSPRTKRTRFSAER